A stretch of Castanea sativa cultivar Marrone di Chiusa Pesio chromosome 2, ASM4071231v1 DNA encodes these proteins:
- the LOC142626044 gene encoding E3 ubiquitin-protein ligase RHA2B-like produces MKALSDFFSNLKTMTKVFFTLLLLEIIFLIRSVTGLSPNSDKRLITTNQYLKLIEKNNPTTRFTKRMRIMAESTECAVCLSEFREGDKIRKLQCKHTFHKDCLDCWLQQYCRGTCPLCRTKVLQDDIVASYHRMRNQVEYDGSDEELIFLLSALHGNSLHRLF; encoded by the coding sequence ATGAAAGCTCTCTCTGATTTCTTCTCCAACCTCAAAACCATGACCAAAGTCTTCTTCACCCTCCTACTTCTTGAAATCATATTTCTAATCCGTTCAGTCACCGGATTAAGCCCCAACTCCGATAAACGCCTAATCACCACTAACCAATACCTTAAACTCATTGAAAAAAACAATCCCACAACTCGTTTCACTAAAAGAATGAGGATTATGGCCGAGTCAACTGAATGCGCGGTGTGTTTATCTGAATTCAGAGAAGGAGACAAGATTAGAAAGTTGCAATGTAAGCACACGTTCCATAAGGATTGCCTAGATTGCTGGCTACAACAATATTGTCGTGGCACATGCCCACTTTGCCGGACAAAGGTTTTGCAAGATGATATTGTGGCTAGTTACCATCGGATGCGAAATCAGGTAGAGTACGATGGGAGTGATGAGGAGCTCATTTTCTTGTTGTCTGCATTACATGGAAATAGTTTACATAGATTGTTCTAA
- the LOC142626178 gene encoding E3 ubiquitin-protein ligase RHA2B-like has protein sequence MKALSDFFSNLKTMTKVFFTLLLLEIIFLIRSVTGLSPNSDKCLITTNQYLKLIEKDNPTIRFTKRMRIMAKSTECAVCLSEFREGDKIRKLQCKHTFHKDCLDCWLQQYCRGTCPLCRTKVLQDDIVASYHRMRNQVEYDGSDEELIFLLSALHGNSLHRLF, from the coding sequence ATGAAAGCTCTCTCTGATTTCTTCTCCAACCTCAAAACCATGACCAAAGTCTTCTTCACCCTCTTACTTCTTGAAATCATATTTCTAATCCGTTCAGTCACCGGATTAAGCCCCAACTCCGATAAATGCCTAATCACCACTAACCAATACCTTAAACTCATTGAAAAAGACAATCCCACAATTCGTTTCACTAAAAGAATGAGGATTATGGCCAAGTCAACTGAATGCGCAGTGTGTTTATCTGAATTCAGAGAAGGAGACAAGATTAGAAAGTTGCAATGTAAGCACACGTTCCATAAGGATTGCCTAGATTGCTGGCTACAACAATATTGTCGTGGCACATGCCCCCTTTGCCGGACTAAGGTTTTGCAAGATGATATTGTGGCTAGTTACCATCGGATGCGAAATCAGGTAGAGTACGATGGGAGCGATGAGGAGCTCATTTTCTTGTTGTCTGCATTACATGGCAATAGTTTACATAGATTGTTCTAA
- the LOC142626080 gene encoding E3 ubiquitin-protein ligase RHA2B-like, giving the protein MKALSDFFSNLKTMTKVFFTLLLLEIIFLIRSVTGLSPNSDKRLITTNQYLKLIEKNNPTTCFTKRMRIMAESTECTVCLSEFREGDKIRKLQCKHTFHKDCLDCWLQQYCRGTCPLCRTKVLQDDIVASYRRMRNQVEYDGSDEELIFLLSALHGNSLHRLF; this is encoded by the coding sequence ATGAAAGCTCTCTCTGATTTCTTCTCCAACCTCAAAACCATGACCAAAGTCTTCTTCACCCTCCTACTTCTTGAAATCATATTTCTAATCCGTTCAGTCACCGGATTAAGCCCCAACTCCGATAAACGCCTAATCACCACTAACCAATACCTTAAACTCATTGAAAAAAACAATCCCACAACTTGTTTCACTAAAAGAATGAGGATTATGGCCGAGTCAACTGAATGCACGGTGTGTTTATCTGAATTCAGAGAAGGAGACAAGATTAGAAAGTTGCAATGTAAGCACACGTTCCATAAGGATTGCCTAGATTGCTGGCTACAACAATATTGTCGTGGCACATGCCCACTTTGCCGGACAAAGGTTTTGCAAGATGATATTGTGGCTAGTTATCGTCGGATGCGAAATCAGGTAGAGTACGATGGGAGTGATGAGGAGCTCATTTTCTTGTTGTCTGCATTACATGGAAATAGTTTACATAGATTGTTCTAA